One Clostridia bacterium DNA segment encodes these proteins:
- the glpK gene encoding glycerol kinase GlpK, with protein MKEKYIAALDQGTTSSRCIIFDRYCNIVSKSQKEFKQIYPKPGWVEHNPQDIIKTQINVFHDALKKAQIEPQDIAAIGIANQRETVIVWDKISGRPIYNAIVWQCRRTADMIEKLSKQGLADMIYKKTGLVMDAYFSAAKIKWILDNVSGARAAANRGELLFGTIDTYLMWKLSGGQIHATDYTNASRTMLFNIHTLQWDDELLELFEIPKSMLPKTYPSGHLMGYTDEHVMGAKITIACAAGDQQASLFGHLCINSGDIKNTYGTGCFLLLNTGEQAVQSKQGLITALCASTSQKPFYALEGSVFVGGAVIQWLRHGLGLIKTSAESEKYARKVSDTDGVFIVPAFTGLGAPYWDADARGIICGITRGTKKEHIIRAALESIAYQSLDVLAALEKDLGSKITRLAVDGGACANDFLMQFQADIADVEVARPKILETTALGATYLAGLTVGYWQSVEELKNNNEEKIFYPNIEPKHRKTLIDNWHKAVQRTRKI; from the coding sequence ATGAAAGAAAAGTATATCGCTGCGCTTGATCAGGGCACTACAAGTTCAAGATGCATTATTTTTGATCGTTATTGCAACATAGTTTCCAAGTCACAAAAAGAATTCAAACAAATATATCCAAAACCAGGTTGGGTAGAGCATAATCCTCAAGATATTATAAAAACTCAAATCAATGTCTTTCATGACGCTTTAAAAAAAGCCCAAATTGAACCTCAGGACATTGCCGCGATAGGCATTGCCAATCAGCGTGAGACTGTGATAGTCTGGGACAAGATCAGCGGAAGGCCGATTTATAATGCTATTGTATGGCAATGCAGACGCACTGCTGATATGATAGAAAAATTGTCCAAGCAAGGTCTTGCCGATATGATTTACAAAAAAACTGGGCTTGTTATGGATGCGTATTTTTCGGCAGCCAAAATAAAATGGATTTTGGATAATGTGTCTGGAGCAAGGGCTGCGGCAAATCGCGGTGAACTATTATTTGGAACGATTGATACATATCTTATGTGGAAGCTAAGCGGCGGTCAGATTCATGCAACTGATTACACCAACGCTTCCCGCACAATGCTTTTTAATATCCACACATTGCAATGGGATGACGAACTCTTAGAATTATTCGAGATCCCTAAGAGTATGTTGCCCAAAACTTATCCGTCAGGACATCTTATGGGTTATACGGATGAGCATGTTATGGGTGCCAAAATTACTATTGCTTGCGCTGCGGGTGACCAGCAGGCATCACTTTTTGGACATCTTTGCATAAACTCAGGAGATATAAAAAACACTTATGGAACGGGCTGTTTTTTGTTGCTAAACACAGGCGAACAAGCAGTTCAATCCAAGCAAGGACTAATTACTGCTCTTTGTGCCAGCACGTCGCAAAAGCCTTTTTACGCCTTAGAAGGCAGTGTTTTTGTAGGCGGTGCGGTAATTCAATGGCTAAGACATGGTTTGGGACTTATTAAAACAAGCGCCGAAAGCGAAAAATATGCAAGAAAAGTCAGCGATACAGACGGCGTTTTTATAGTGCCTGCTTTTACCGGATTAGGTGCGCCATACTGGGATGCAGACGCTAGAGGAATTATCTGCGGAATAACCAGAGGAACAAAAAAAGAGCATATAATCAGAGCAGCATTAGAATCAATCGCTTACCAAAGTCTGGATGTTCTTGCCGCTTTGGAAAAAGATTTGGGCAGTAAAATTACGCGCCTTGCAGTTGACGGCGGAGCATGTGCCAATGATTTTTTGATGCAGTTTCAGGCTGATATTGCGGATGTGGAAGTTGCCCGTCCTAAGATTTTGGAAACAACTGCGCTGGGAGCCACATATCTTGCAGGGCTTACGGTCGGATATTGGCAAAGCGTGGAAGAGCTAAAAAACAACAATGAAGAAAAAATCTTTTATCCAAATATAGAGCCTAAACACCGAAAAACATTAATTGATAATTGGCACAAAGCGGTCCAAAGAACTAGAAAAATATGA